The Nitriliruptor alkaliphilus DSM 45188 genome includes a region encoding these proteins:
- a CDS encoding sensor histidine kinase, whose protein sequence is MTTTDVAPDASPSPRVSGRGLALDAMLAAILTGLLIVNGAVLPELGIVELPTPTAVTWTSGVVMCATLAFRRLAPLSVLVVVAVTFSVYGFNGGLDTFGSNIALFLAVVTAGSHGRAVARDVVRGVVIAGLFGTLFWAFVRGTGIDAGLYRMLIGQIYAVALNVFYFAAAWILGDQVRQRGEREHELSTRTSELAARTVELEHERQRTAEQAATSERLRLARELHDVLGHHVSVMGVQAAAARRVLARDPERASAALEAIEGSSRHAVTELQRVLQLLRSDDDQAAPALTVQARLDGLARELRRAGVEVTCQVAGLPPLPTEIDLAVGRVVQEALTNVLRHSGPGTSAWVRLHAAGTDVEVEVVDDGRGTPLVERHGGGTGLTGMRERVELHGGRFAADRVRRGGYRVHASIPLLPDGDAGEPARIDAAGTETDAAVDVVRAPS, encoded by the coding sequence ATGACCACCACCGACGTCGCGCCCGACGCCTCACCGTCCCCGCGCGTGAGCGGTCGCGGCCTGGCGCTCGACGCGATGCTGGCCGCGATCCTGACGGGGCTGCTGATCGTCAACGGCGCGGTGCTGCCCGAGCTCGGCATCGTCGAGCTGCCGACGCCGACCGCCGTGACGTGGACCAGCGGTGTCGTCATGTGCGCCACGCTGGCCTTCCGCCGCCTCGCCCCGCTGTCGGTGCTGGTCGTGGTCGCGGTCACCTTCTCGGTGTACGGCTTCAACGGTGGCCTCGACACCTTCGGGTCGAACATCGCGCTGTTCCTGGCGGTGGTCACGGCCGGGTCGCACGGACGCGCGGTCGCCCGCGACGTGGTCCGAGGGGTCGTGATCGCCGGCCTGTTCGGCACGCTCTTCTGGGCGTTCGTCCGCGGCACCGGCATCGATGCCGGCCTGTACCGGATGCTCATCGGGCAGATCTACGCCGTGGCGCTCAACGTCTTCTACTTCGCAGCCGCGTGGATCCTCGGTGACCAGGTCCGCCAGCGAGGCGAACGCGAGCACGAGCTGTCCACGCGCACGAGCGAGCTCGCGGCACGGACGGTGGAGCTCGAGCACGAGCGTCAGCGCACCGCCGAGCAGGCCGCCACCAGCGAGCGGCTCCGTCTGGCCCGGGAGCTGCACGACGTCCTCGGCCACCACGTGAGCGTGATGGGGGTGCAGGCAGCGGCAGCACGGCGGGTCCTCGCGCGCGACCCGGAGCGGGCGAGCGCGGCGTTGGAGGCGATCGAAGGCTCGTCCCGTCACGCGGTCACCGAGCTCCAGCGTGTGCTCCAACTGCTGCGGTCCGACGACGACCAGGCTGCCCCGGCCCTGACCGTCCAGGCGCGGCTCGACGGTCTGGCCCGGGAGCTGCGGCGCGCCGGGGTCGAGGTGACCTGTCAGGTGGCCGGCCTCCCGCCGCTGCCGACGGAGATCGACCTCGCCGTCGGCCGGGTGGTCCAGGAGGCCCTCACCAACGTGCTCCGGCACTCGGGGCCCGGCACGTCAGCGTGGGTCCGTCTGCACGCGGCCGGGACCGACGTGGAGGTCGAGGTGGTCGACGACGGGCGCGGGACACCCCTGGTGGAGCGGCACGGCGGTGGCACGGGCCTGACGGGCATGCGGGAACGGGTCGAGCTCCACGGTGGCCGGTTCGCCGCGGACCGCGTCCGTCGTGGGGGCTACCGCGTGCACGCCAGCATCCCGCTGCTGCCCGACGGCGACGCCGGCGAACCCGCGCGCATCGATGCCGCCGGAACCGAGACCGACGCCGCGGTCGACGTGGTTCGAGCGCCGTCGTGA
- a CDS encoding response regulator transcription factor — protein MIAVVLVDDQAMLRTGIRLILETEDDLRVVGEATDGADGVDLVRRVRPDVVLMDIQMPVLDGIEATRRLTQHDVDAKVVVLTTFEHDDLIVEALRAGASGFVLKNAPAEQLVDAVRTVAAGDALLGPSVTRRLIERFASHGLVTRRDDLLEVLTDREREVLTHVAQGRSNTEVAAALYLGEATVKTHLSRALQKLGLRDRVHAVVFAYEVGLVTPGSGALDGITS, from the coding sequence GTGATCGCCGTCGTGCTCGTCGACGACCAGGCGATGCTGCGCACCGGCATCCGTCTGATCCTGGAGACCGAGGACGATCTGCGCGTGGTCGGTGAGGCCACCGATGGCGCGGATGGCGTCGACCTCGTGCGGCGGGTCCGTCCCGACGTGGTCCTGATGGACATCCAGATGCCCGTCCTCGACGGCATCGAGGCGACGCGGCGACTGACGCAGCACGACGTGGACGCCAAGGTGGTCGTGCTCACCACCTTCGAGCACGACGACCTCATCGTCGAGGCGCTGCGTGCCGGCGCGTCCGGGTTCGTCCTCAAGAACGCGCCCGCGGAACAGCTCGTCGACGCGGTCCGGACAGTGGCGGCGGGTGATGCGCTGCTCGGCCCGTCGGTGACGCGGCGGCTCATCGAGCGGTTCGCCTCGCACGGGCTGGTGACGCGCCGTGACGACCTGCTCGAGGTGCTGACCGACCGCGAACGCGAGGTCCTGACCCACGTCGCGCAGGGGCGCAGCAACACCGAGGTCGCCGCGGCGCTCTACCTCGGTGAAGCGACCGTCAAGACCCACCTCTCGCGGGCACTCCAGAAACTCGGCCTCCGCGACCGGGTGCACGCGGTGGTCTTCGCCTACGAGGTGGGCCTCGTGACGCCGGGCAGCGGTGCCCTCGACGGCATCACCTCGTGA
- a CDS encoding LacI family DNA-binding transcriptional regulator, whose protein sequence is MRRRPSMVDVAAAAGVSHQTVSRVLNTPDAVRPATRERVEAAIAQLGYRPNTSARALVTRRTRLIGVVNPGLAKFGPANTTMAIEEAARQAGYATTVAVVRDARLATVEAAVESLHELGVEGVVFVAPVTQVAPAAVELSSRLPVVMVAAGLQDTSSLHVVAVDQQAGARMATRHLIDLGHRDIVHVAGPNDWFDARTRIVGWRDEMLAAGLDPPPIIAGGWDPEQGYEIARTLIRERRLPSAIFAANDPMALGMLRAFHESGVRVPDDVSLVGFDDVEGAGFFEPPLTTVRQPFAAVGERSIEVLLAALDGAPASRTLIAPELVVRASCRAVG, encoded by the coding sequence GTGCGACGGCGGCCCTCGATGGTCGACGTCGCGGCGGCAGCCGGTGTCTCGCACCAGACCGTCTCCCGGGTGCTCAACACCCCCGACGCCGTCCGGCCGGCCACCCGCGAGCGTGTCGAGGCGGCCATCGCCCAGCTCGGCTACCGCCCCAACACCTCAGCGCGGGCGCTCGTCACGCGGCGGACCCGCCTGATCGGCGTGGTCAACCCGGGCCTGGCCAAGTTCGGTCCGGCGAACACCACCATGGCCATCGAGGAAGCGGCCCGGCAGGCGGGCTACGCGACCACGGTGGCGGTGGTGCGGGATGCCCGCTTGGCGACGGTGGAAGCCGCCGTCGAGTCGCTCCACGAGCTCGGGGTCGAGGGTGTGGTGTTCGTCGCGCCGGTGACCCAGGTCGCCCCGGCGGCGGTGGAGCTGTCGTCCCGTCTGCCCGTGGTCATGGTCGCCGCGGGGCTCCAGGACACCTCGTCCCTGCACGTGGTCGCCGTCGACCAGCAGGCCGGCGCGCGGATGGCCACGCGGCACCTGATCGACCTCGGTCACCGGGACATCGTCCACGTCGCGGGCCCCAACGACTGGTTCGACGCCCGCACACGCATCGTGGGCTGGCGCGACGAGATGCTGGCAGCGGGCCTCGACCCGCCGCCGATCATCGCCGGCGGCTGGGACCCCGAACAGGGCTACGAGATCGCGCGGACGCTGATCCGCGAGCGACGGCTGCCCTCGGCGATCTTCGCCGCCAACGACCCGATGGCGCTCGGCATGCTGCGCGCCTTCCACGAGTCAGGCGTCCGCGTCCCCGACGACGTCTCGCTCGTCGGCTTCGACGACGTGGAAGGGGCCGGGTTCTTCGAGCCACCGCTCACCACGGTGCGCCAGCCGTTCGCCGCGGTGGGAGAACGCTCGATCGAGGTGCTGCTCGCGGCGCTCGACGGAGCTCCCGCCTCCCGCACGTTGATCGCGCCGGAGCTGGTCGTACGGGCCTCCTGTCGGGCCGTCGGCTGA
- a CDS encoding ABC transporter ATP-binding protein — MLQVSDLRKSYGEVTALDGLSLTARPGRMLGFLGPNGAGKTTAMRAVFGLVALEGGTVRWRDAEVTGDVRRGFGYMPEQRGLYPRMVVGRQLRYLAQLHGVPVLEAEAATTRWLDALGLGDRAGSKLADLSHGNQQRVQLAASLVHDPELLVLDEPFSGLDPIGVEDMSDVLRDRAADGATVVFSSHQLELVEELCDDVVIITSGRERLAGTLDEARAAASYRRVEVRLAGGAPVTPPPDAQLVDARDGVVRLRIPVATSLDELVTSLAPQGTIEHLTFTSPRLTEVFRDVVGSSIAELEGAEATRTGADAEVAS, encoded by the coding sequence GTGTTGCAGGTGTCCGACCTCCGCAAGTCCTACGGCGAGGTGACCGCGCTCGACGGGCTGTCCCTGACGGCCCGGCCGGGGCGGATGCTCGGCTTCCTCGGCCCCAACGGTGCGGGCAAGACCACCGCGATGCGGGCGGTGTTCGGCCTGGTCGCGTTGGAGGGCGGCACCGTCCGGTGGCGGGACGCCGAGGTGACCGGCGACGTGCGTCGCGGGTTCGGCTACATGCCCGAGCAGCGGGGCCTGTACCCGCGGATGGTCGTCGGCCGCCAGCTGCGCTACCTCGCCCAGCTCCACGGGGTGCCGGTCCTCGAGGCAGAGGCCGCCACGACCCGCTGGTTGGACGCCCTCGGGCTCGGCGACCGCGCCGGGTCCAAGCTGGCCGACCTGTCGCACGGCAACCAGCAGCGCGTCCAACTCGCCGCGTCCCTGGTCCACGATCCCGAGCTGCTCGTCCTCGACGAACCGTTCAGCGGCCTCGATCCGATCGGTGTGGAGGACATGAGCGACGTCCTGCGCGACCGTGCCGCCGACGGGGCGACCGTGGTGTTCTCCAGCCACCAGCTCGAGCTGGTCGAGGAGCTGTGCGACGACGTGGTCATCATCACCTCCGGTCGTGAGCGGCTGGCCGGGACCCTCGACGAGGCCCGCGCGGCCGCCAGCTACCGCCGCGTGGAGGTGCGGTTGGCCGGCGGTGCGCCCGTCACCCCGCCGCCGGACGCGCAGCTCGTCGATGCGCGCGACGGGGTCGTCCGCCTGCGCATCCCCGTCGCCACCAGCCTGGACGAGCTCGTCACCTCCCTCGCTCCGCAGGGGACCATCGAGCACCTCACCTTCACCTCGCCACGCCTGACCGAGGTGTTCCGCGACGTGGTCGGCTCGTCCATCGCCGAGCTCGAGGGCGCGGAGGCGACCAGGACCGGCGCGGACGCGGAGGTGGCCTCGTGA
- a CDS encoding S8 family peptidase, with the protein MATKHDGNDGDAQRRAAVVEEFERRRVGVAGGASPFAYRRDQLLLSAADLERAGRVAGFRERQVADPEPLEAADGEVVRVRVREERIATRELRAAGVAAQLNHVLFTDSGTSLWANPAYQANPAYQANPAYQANPAYQANPAYQANPAYQANPAYQANPLVACTTAIPATPLPSWPRPKGPAPLIAVLDSGLQTEGERTDETRVSGDSRVPRHAGLQAHVVMPDTWRLLPLDDDPRADEDIPDENRDTYLDRAAGHGTFIAGLVARLCPSADVRTAAAVSSFGDGDDFTLARALGDVFADARPSVVNMSFGGHTEHDEPPLAMEAITRRHATRDGDTVLVASAGNSASCRPNWPAAFRDVIAVAALDACGGPAWFTNYGHWVDACAPGVDVVSTFLHHDGLDVDGTRLERFDGWASWSGSSFAAPKVAAAIAREMVVSGLEPRAAAHCVVDAHGLHRIPNLGAVVNLV; encoded by the coding sequence ATGGCCACCAAGCACGATGGCAACGACGGCGACGCACAACGCCGCGCCGCGGTCGTCGAGGAGTTCGAGCGGCGCAGGGTCGGCGTCGCCGGCGGCGCGTCGCCCTTCGCCTACCGTCGCGATCAACTGCTGCTGAGTGCCGCTGACCTGGAGCGAGCGGGTCGGGTGGCGGGCTTCCGGGAACGCCAGGTTGCTGACCCCGAGCCACTGGAGGCGGCGGACGGTGAGGTCGTCCGCGTCCGGGTCCGCGAGGAACGCATCGCGACCCGGGAGCTACGCGCAGCGGGTGTCGCCGCGCAGCTCAACCACGTGCTGTTCACCGACAGCGGGACGTCGCTGTGGGCCAACCCGGCGTACCAGGCGAACCCCGCGTACCAGGCGAACCCCGCGTACCAGGCGAACCCCGCGTACCAGGCGAACCCCGCGTACCAGGCGAACCCCGCGTACCAGGCGAACCCCGCGTACCAGGCCAACCCGCTGGTCGCGTGCACGACCGCGATCCCGGCGACACCCCTGCCGTCGTGGCCGCGACCCAAGGGGCCGGCGCCGCTGATCGCGGTGCTCGACTCCGGCCTGCAGACCGAGGGTGAGCGGACCGACGAGACGCGCGTGTCCGGCGACAGCCGGGTACCCCGCCACGCCGGGCTGCAGGCTCACGTGGTCATGCCCGACACGTGGCGGCTGCTGCCGCTGGACGACGACCCACGAGCCGACGAGGACATCCCCGACGAGAACCGGGACACCTACCTCGACCGTGCCGCCGGCCACGGCACCTTCATCGCGGGGCTCGTCGCGCGGTTGTGCCCGAGCGCGGACGTGCGGACGGCCGCCGCGGTGTCGAGCTTCGGTGACGGCGACGACTTCACCCTGGCGCGCGCGCTCGGCGACGTCTTCGCGGACGCTCGCCCGTCGGTGGTGAACATGTCCTTCGGCGGGCACACCGAGCACGACGAGCCACCGCTGGCGATGGAGGCCATCACACGGCGCCACGCGACGCGGGATGGCGACACGGTGCTGGTGGCCTCGGCGGGCAACAGCGCGTCCTGCCGGCCGAACTGGCCCGCAGCGTTCCGCGACGTCATCGCGGTTGCCGCGCTCGACGCCTGTGGCGGACCGGCCTGGTTCACCAACTACGGCCACTGGGTCGACGCCTGCGCTCCCGGCGTCGACGTGGTCAGCACGTTCCTGCACCACGACGGCCTGGACGTCGACGGGACGCGGCTCGAGCGGTTCGACGGGTGGGCGAGCTGGTCGGGCTCGTCCTTCGCGGCACCGAAGGTCGCGGCTGCGATCGCCCGGGAGATGGTGGTCAGCGGCCTCGAGCCGCGGGCGGCGGCACACTGCGTCGTCGACGCCCACGGCCTCCACCGCATCCCGAACCTCGGCGCGGTCGTGAACCTCGTGTGA
- a CDS encoding ABC transporter permease, with the protein MRTVGLVSRREIRERGGTRGYLIGTAVTLLLMVAAVVVPTLLIGDGVDERALGVVGNAPADLDAQLATMLSEDVEVTVTELADRDAAVDALEEGEVDAALVEQRELLADGRPDERLRAALDAALQLEAVSAGLEDAGISAEQAAAALTPPPPLETVDIGDPDGDRGEGGFLVGIGMTILLFLGIQLNGATVLSGALEEKSSRVVEVLVSVARPWQLLAGKLLGMSALALGQIALLVAGGLGANAVVGAFELPPATGLLIATSLVMLVAGFLFYASLYAVAGSLASSLEDAQSSAGPLGFLMTGAYVAVFLVAVPDPGSVWSQILTFVPPTAPFVVPARLGLGELPAWQAVVSVIVTVLASFVTVRLAGRLYASSLLAGGKVTWRSAWRGEPIR; encoded by the coding sequence ATGCGGACCGTCGGTCTCGTCTCCCGTCGCGAGATCCGCGAGCGGGGCGGCACCCGCGGCTACCTCATCGGGACGGCGGTGACGCTGCTGCTCATGGTCGCAGCCGTGGTCGTCCCGACGCTGCTGATCGGCGACGGCGTCGACGAACGCGCCCTCGGGGTCGTCGGCAATGCACCGGCCGATCTCGACGCGCAGCTGGCCACGATGCTGTCCGAGGATGTCGAGGTGACGGTCACCGAGCTCGCCGACCGGGACGCCGCGGTCGACGCCCTCGAAGAGGGTGAGGTCGACGCGGCGCTCGTCGAGCAGCGCGAGCTGCTGGCCGACGGCCGTCCCGACGAGCGGCTGCGCGCCGCCCTCGACGCCGCCCTGCAGCTGGAGGCGGTGTCCGCCGGTCTCGAGGACGCCGGCATCAGCGCCGAGCAGGCCGCCGCGGCGCTCACCCCGCCACCGCCCCTCGAGACGGTCGACATCGGCGACCCCGACGGCGACCGCGGCGAGGGCGGGTTCCTGGTCGGCATCGGGATGACCATCCTGCTGTTCCTCGGCATCCAGCTCAACGGCGCAACCGTGCTGTCGGGGGCGCTCGAGGAGAAGTCGAGCCGGGTCGTCGAGGTCCTGGTCAGCGTCGCCCGCCCCTGGCAGCTGCTGGCCGGCAAGCTGCTCGGGATGAGCGCGCTGGCGCTCGGACAGATCGCGTTGCTCGTCGCCGGTGGCCTCGGCGCGAACGCGGTCGTCGGCGCCTTCGAGCTGCCGCCGGCCACCGGGCTGCTGATCGCCACCAGCCTGGTGATGCTGGTCGCAGGGTTCCTGTTCTACGCCTCGCTCTACGCGGTCGCGGGTTCGCTGGCCTCCTCGCTCGAGGACGCCCAGTCCTCGGCGGGCCCGCTCGGGTTCCTGATGACCGGTGCCTACGTCGCGGTTTTCCTGGTCGCGGTGCCCGACCCCGGATCGGTGTGGAGCCAGATCCTGACCTTCGTGCCGCCCACGGCGCCGTTCGTGGTGCCGGCTCGGCTCGGGCTCGGGGAGCTGCCCGCCTGGCAGGCGGTCGTCTCGGTGATCGTCACCGTGCTCGCGTCGTTCGTCACCGTCCGGCTCGCCGGCCGGCTGTACGCGAGCTCGCTGCTGGCCGGCGGCAAGGTCACCTGGCGAAGCGCGTGGCGCGGTGAGCCCATCCGATAG